The following nucleotide sequence is from Paeniglutamicibacter kerguelensis.
TTCTTCTGCGGGGCGAAGTAGTAGACGTCGGCCTGGGAGACATCGACGTCCAGGCCGCCTGCCGCGGAGGTGGCGTCGATGACAATCAGCGAGTCCTCGTCTGCGCCTTCCACGCGGTGCACCGGTGCCGCAACGCCGGTGGAGGTTTCGTTCTGCGGCCAGGCGTACACGTCGACGCCGGCCTCGGCAACCGGAACCGGGCGGGTGCCCGGCTCGGACTTGATGATGGAGGACTCCGCAAGGAAGGGTGCATTGTTGGTGGCCGAGGCGAACTTGGAACCGAACTCGCCGAAGGACAGGTGCTGTGCCTTGTTGCGGACCAGGCCGAAGGTTGCGATGTCCCAGAAAGCGGTGGATCCGCCGACGCCCAGAACCACTTCGTAGTCCGCCGGGGCGTTGAAGAAGGTCTTCAGGCCTTCCTGGATGTCGCGAACCAGGTTCTTGACCGGGGCCTGGCGGTGGGAGGTGCCCAGCAGGTCGCTGCGGGCTTCCACGAGGGCCTGGACCTGCTCCGGGCGCACCTTGGAAGGACCGGCACCGAAACGCCCGTCCACTGGCAAAAGATTTTCGGGAATGGTCAGGCCGATGCTCATGTTGCTCCTCGATAAAAGGCTGGGTTCGCTCTTCCGACACGCCACGCGATGGCAAAAGCCATGGGGTCGGTGTTTCAATAATCCCGCATTGCGCACCCAAACACGTAAAAGCGAGTCGTCATTATTAACGGCCGCAGGCCTTGAAGCCGTCCGTACCGGGCCAATGAGTCCCCGGGGCGAACCGCGTGTGAAGCGGCGGGGGTGCTTGGGTGACAAATCGCAGGGGAAGCGGCGGGTAGAGTGGTGGGCGTAGTAATTCCGTGTATAACCAACCCGTGCAGGAGCGGCAGACGTGTCAGACCTGATCGATACCACCGAAATGTATTTGCGCACCATTTTGGAGCTCGAAGAGGAAGAAATCACGGCGCTCCGTGCGCGCATCGCCGAGCGACTGGGGCATTCGGGTCCCACCGTTTCGCAGACCATCGCCCGCATGGAACGCGACGGCCTGGTTGTCGTGACAACCGACCGCCACCTCGAACTCACGGCACGGGGCCGCGAACTGGCCACGGGCGTGATGCGCAAGCACCGTTTGGCAGAGCGGCTGCTGGCCGATGTGATCGGTTTGGAATGGGAATACGTCCACGACGAAGCCTGCCGCTGGGAGCACGTCATGAGCGAGCGCGTCGAGCAGCGGCTATACAAGTTGCTGGGCCAGCCCGCGTCCTCTCCCTACGGAAACCCCATCCCCGGACTCGAAGCCCTGGGCGGCCCCGAACTGGCCGAAATCTCGGTAGGTGTCCAAAATCTCGATTCGGCCCTTTCCGACGGAAACACGGGTCCAGTGCGCGTGGAGCGGTTGGCCGAGTCCATCCAGGTGGAACCCGAGCTCCTGGTGCAGCTCGATGAGGGCGGAATTCGCCCGGGTGCCCTAGTCACGCTGGAACGCGCGGACGACTATGTGCTGGTTCGCGTCCAGGGCATAGAAGGAGCGCTGGAGCTTCCGACCGAGGTCAGCGCCCATGTGTTTGTCAGGCGCTTGGACAGATAACGGAATTGTAACTTTGGACTAAAGCCCGGTAGGGTTTCTAGTTGTGTCATATTTTCGTGACTCAATCCAGATCCGATTCGCATAACCTTACCGGCGGATTCTGGACTAAGACTTACCGGTAGGGGCGGAGGACCCATTTCAACCGTTTCATGGTTTTGAACCATGGATCTTGGGGTGAAGTTGAGTCCGCCACGGTGGGCTCGGCCGAGTTGATCTCATGACTCGAATCCGACAGCTAACTTCGCAGGCGATACATGAGAGGTTGTCATTTGACACAGCAGCACAATTCCGGCCGTCGCCGTGCGTCCGGGCCGGTTGATGCTTCGCCTGCCGAAGGCACATTGGAACGTATTGTCGACTCCGAATTGACCGACGAAGCACCATCCCGCCGCAGCGGTCGACGCTCCCTGCAGGTGGTTCCCGAGCTTTCCGAGGCGACTCCGGCAAGCTACGTCGGCCGTCGATTTGAAGCCAGCCTGCGCTACGGCGCAGCCCCCGACGCCGCGGCCATTGCCGCCACCGAGCGCGTCGAAGAGTCGACTCCCTTGGCGCCAGAGCTCTACGCCCAGGTCGAGTCCGAAGAACTCAACAACGTACTGCGGTTCGCACCGCGTCCCAACCGCTCGCGCCTTGGCTTCACGCACAAGATCGCCGCAGTTGCAGCCGTTTCCGGACTGGCGCTGGCCGCGGCTAGCCCGTCGCAGGAAGCCGACGAGCTCCCCTCGGGCGAAGCCCGCGTGGCACAGTCGGTCGTCGTGGACGTTCAGGCCCCTGCCTCTGAGGACGTCAAGATCGAGCGTGCCTCGGTGACGAGCAAGTTCACCAAGGAAGACAAGCTGGCCACCGTGATGACCGCCGCCGGCGGCGACGTCTCGAAGATCCAGACCAGCGGGGCCTTGGCCAAACCGCTGGATACCGTCCGACTGACTTCCGGCTTCGGGCACCGCAAGAACCCGACGGGCCCCGGCTACATGAGCCACAACGGACTTGATTTCGGCGCCACGTGCGGCACTCCCGTGAAGGCTGTTGCGGCAGGCACTGTCGTGCAGTCCGAATGGGCGGGCCACTCGGGCCAGCGCGTGGAGATCGACCACGGCAACGGCTTGCACACCAGTTACAACCACAACTCGGCCCGCAAGGTCACCGTGGGCCAGAAGGTCGAGCGGGGCGATGTTGTTTCGCTCGTAGGCACGACCGGCAATTCCACGGGCTGCCACCTGCACCTCGAGGTCATCGTTAACGGCAAGTGGGTCAACCCAGCGGGTTGGTTATAACGAACAATGTCACCATTCCGTGACCAGAATGTGACATTCACACTTGTTTCATATATTGTAGAAATGTAGTCGGCGCTCAAGCCCGACTACCGCCATGAGGAGTGCCGAGCACTGCCGCCGCATGGTGTCCGTTCAAAAAACGCATGGCAGTGGCGGGGGACCCAATTTTTGGCTTCTGAACTTAGGAAGCCTTGGGGTTAAGCAACCCGGAACCGCAAGGTGCCGGATTGCCGAGTGACTCCCACTCGAACCCGACAGCTCACCTCGTAGGCATCAGGAGAGGCAATAACAACGTGACTACACGTCAAGCACTTGGTCGCCACCGCGCGACTCCGGTTCGGACGAACCCACTTGAATCCATCTCGAAGGCAGTTGCCTCGAACGCTGGGTCGGTCGGTCGTCAAGCAGCAGTAATCGCAGCAGCATCCGGCCTGGTTCTGACCCTGGGTGTCCCGGGTCAGGGCGCGGCAACCCGCGATGTATCCTCTACCCCCGTCGAAGGTCTCTCGGCAGAGCGTGTAGCGGTCAAGGCCGTTTCGGTCTCCGCATCCAAGGTCAAGGACCTGGACATCGAGCGTGCGGCATTCACTTCCAAGCCGGCTCCGGTCGTCGTGGCAGTGGCCAACACGGTTACGACTCGCGACAACAACGCGGCTCCGGTGACCCGCGCAACGGCAAACCGCGCCTCGGCTGACGCCTTTGCGCCGACGACCCGCTCCAACCGCGGCGGGGCCGTGAGCACCGCAGTGGCTCCCAAGAGCGCCTCGATCAAGACCTCAAGCCTCTCCGGCATTGCTGCAACGGCAGCCCAGTACACCGGCGTTCCCTACGTCTGGGGCGGCAACACCCCATCGGGCTGGGACTGCTCCGGCTTCGTGAAGTACGTATACGCCAAGCACGGCATCGACATCGCCCGCGGCACCTCCGCGATCCGCGCCTCCGGCCAGTTCGTGCGCACCAGCAGCCCGAAAGCCGGCGATCTGGTCTTCCAGAACGGTGGCGGCCACGTAGGTATCTACCTCGGCGGCGGAAAGATGGTTGGCGCACAGAACCCGACCGTCGACACGATCGTTCACGACGTGAGCCGCAACCCGCTTTACGGCTACTACACCCTGGCCAAGTAAGCAGCATTCTTTCAAAAGCCCCGCTGAATCCACAAGGATGCAGCGGGGCTTTTGCGTTGCCCGGACAAAATTGAATGATACCCCCAGAGGGTATACTGTGGATCGTGTGAAGAAGCCGTCCAGACCAGTCATTCGCCGGGCGTTGCCGCCCGCAATGCGGGTTTTGGTACTCTGTGCTTTCTTCCTGGGCCTGCTCTCCATGCATGTAGTCGCCGGGGCCGCCTTCGATCCAATGCGCCACGGGGAAACCCGGACCGCCAGCGTTACCGTGGCTTCCTTTTCGGCCTCCGCACACAAACACAGCGATCAACAGCTGCCGGCCGCCGTACCCGGCGGAGAGCATGGGCTGGGACCGGGCGAATGCGCACTGCTCGTCGCCTGCGTTCTCGGTCTCGTGGCGTTTGCCCGCAAGCTCGGCTTGCCTGGGAGCGGGGGAACTGCACCCCGTGCGGGGCCGACACCATATCGTCCGCGCCTGGTCACCTTCAGCGACGACGTATTCCAGTCACCGTCACCACAACAACTGAGTATTTGCCGTAGATGAGCCTTCCGGAGCAAAACCGGAACACAAACACATCTCACGCAAGGAAAAGACGTTGAAAAAGAACACGACAACCCTGATGCTTTCGGCTCCCCTTGTGGCGGGCGCCCTAATCCTGGCCGGTTGCTCTGCACCGGCCCCGGTCCCCGGCGGAAACACCACGACCAGCCAGCACGCGGCCGGCCATGAGCACAACGGCGCCGACACCACGTTCGCCCAGATGATGATCCCGCACCACGAACAAGCCGTTCTCATGAGCGAGACCATGCTGAAAAAGAACAACCTGCATACGGAAACGGTGAAACTTGTCACCGACATCAAGAACGCACAGGCCCCGGAAATCAAACTCATGGAATCATGGCTGGAAGGATGGGGTGAACCCCGGGAAATGGGCCACCCCATGGCAATGGAAAGCATGCTCGGTGAAGAAGACCTGCAGGCATTGACCAACGCCCAAGGCCGTGCGGCCGAAGAACTCTTCCTGAACCAAATGATCGGGCACCACCTCGGAGCCACGAAAATGGCCAAAGACGCACTGAAAAACGGCAAGGATCCAAGGGTGCTGGAACTGGGCCGGAAAATCATTGCCGACCAAAACGCCGAAATCGCCCACATGCGAGACATGCTCAAGAAGTAGCGGACGAACCGACAGATGAAAATCATGA
It contains:
- a CDS encoding DUF305 domain-containing protein, whose translation is MKKNTTTLMLSAPLVAGALILAGCSAPAPVPGGNTTTSQHAAGHEHNGADTTFAQMMIPHHEQAVLMSETMLKKNNLHTETVKLVTDIKNAQAPEIKLMESWLEGWGEPREMGHPMAMESMLGEEDLQALTNAQGRAAEELFLNQMIGHHLGATKMAKDALKNGKDPRVLELGRKIIADQNAEIAHMRDMLKK
- a CDS encoding M23 family metallopeptidase → MERIVDSELTDEAPSRRSGRRSLQVVPELSEATPASYVGRRFEASLRYGAAPDAAAIAATERVEESTPLAPELYAQVESEELNNVLRFAPRPNRSRLGFTHKIAAVAAVSGLALAAASPSQEADELPSGEARVAQSVVVDVQAPASEDVKIERASVTSKFTKEDKLATVMTAAGGDVSKIQTSGALAKPLDTVRLTSGFGHRKNPTGPGYMSHNGLDFGATCGTPVKAVAAGTVVQSEWAGHSGQRVEIDHGNGLHTSYNHNSARKVTVGQKVERGDVVSLVGTTGNSTGCHLHLEVIVNGKWVNPAGWL
- the serC gene encoding phosphoserine transaminase, which produces MSIGLTIPENLLPVDGRFGAGPSKVRPEQVQALVEARSDLLGTSHRQAPVKNLVRDIQEGLKTFFNAPADYEVVLGVGGSTAFWDIATFGLVRNKAQHLSFGEFGSKFASATNNAPFLAESSIIKSEPGTRPVPVAEAGVDVYAWPQNETSTGVAAPVHRVEGADEDSLIVIDATSAAGGLDVDVSQADVYYFAPQKNFASDGGLWIALFSPAAIARAEEIAASDRWIPDFLNLKTAIDNSRLNQTYNTPSLSTLVSLNAQVQWLNTNGGLEFATARTNDSASRLYEWAEASSFASPYVSAPEDRSNVIATIDFDDSIDAAAVAKTLRANGVVDVEPYRKLGRNQLRVATFVAIEPEDISALIKCIEYVLANS
- a CDS encoding C40 family peptidase, which gives rise to MTTRQALGRHRATPVRTNPLESISKAVASNAGSVGRQAAVIAAASGLVLTLGVPGQGAATRDVSSTPVEGLSAERVAVKAVSVSASKVKDLDIERAAFTSKPAPVVVAVANTVTTRDNNAAPVTRATANRASADAFAPTTRSNRGGAVSTAVAPKSASIKTSSLSGIAATAAQYTGVPYVWGGNTPSGWDCSGFVKYVYAKHGIDIARGTSAIRASGQFVRTSSPKAGDLVFQNGGGHVGIYLGGGKMVGAQNPTVDTIVHDVSRNPLYGYYTLAK
- a CDS encoding metal-dependent transcriptional regulator, with protein sequence MSDLIDTTEMYLRTILELEEEEITALRARIAERLGHSGPTVSQTIARMERDGLVVVTTDRHLELTARGRELATGVMRKHRLAERLLADVIGLEWEYVHDEACRWEHVMSERVEQRLYKLLGQPASSPYGNPIPGLEALGGPELAEISVGVQNLDSALSDGNTGPVRVERLAESIQVEPELLVQLDEGGIRPGALVTLERADDYVLVRVQGIEGALELPTEVSAHVFVRRLDR